A single genomic interval of Terriglobus albidus harbors:
- a CDS encoding glutathione peroxidase yields the protein MANLQTIPLETITNQPTTLAEYVGKVLLIVNVASKCGLTPQYSGLESLYERFHDRGLVVLGFPANDFGGQEPGTNQEIAKFCSLTYDVSFPMFAKIGVTGPGKHPLYQELTSALPQAISTTGFDFAGDLRNYGTEPNQPPELLWNFEKFLISRTGEPVARFAPDTTPDDPTLIAAIEAELEK from the coding sequence ATGGCAAACCTGCAGACCATCCCGCTGGAGACCATCACCAACCAGCCCACCACCCTCGCCGAGTACGTCGGCAAGGTGCTGCTGATCGTCAACGTCGCCTCCAAATGCGGCTTGACGCCGCAGTACTCCGGGCTGGAATCACTGTATGAGCGTTTTCACGATCGCGGCCTGGTGGTCCTCGGCTTCCCCGCCAACGACTTCGGAGGTCAGGAGCCCGGCACGAACCAGGAGATTGCCAAGTTCTGCTCACTGACCTACGACGTCAGCTTCCCCATGTTCGCCAAGATCGGTGTGACCGGACCGGGGAAACACCCGCTCTATCAGGAACTTACGAGCGCTCTGCCGCAGGCCATTTCGACCACCGGGTTCGACTTTGCGGGCGACCTGCGCAACTACGGTACTGAGCCCAATCAGCCGCCGGAGCTGCTCTGGAACTTCGAAAAGTTCCTCATCAGTCGTACCGGAGAGCCGGTAGCCCGGTTTGCCCCGGATACCACGCCCGACGACCCGACCCTGATCGCCGCGATTGAGGCGGAGTTGGAGAAATAG